From one Brachypodium distachyon strain Bd21 chromosome 4, Brachypodium_distachyon_v3.0, whole genome shotgun sequence genomic stretch:
- the LOC100829745 gene encoding protein TIFY 10c → MPAAKEKLGSSFAVTCNLLSRYLREKKGGLAVSGIVDMPPAADVGGGAFRPPTTMNLLSGLEETSAAKTSAVDVELSLEKASTGQLLGAFPTENQDAENTRELAAKEEARQLTIFYGGKVVVVDNFPSAKVKELLQMANAGDGALDKAGTGNAVPQSLPQPAQSSLPDLPIARRNSLHRFLEKRKGRVIAKAPYQVHSSVAPFKQANSDDSWLGLGQEVPMKQLEM, encoded by the exons ATGCCGGCGGCCAAGGAGAAATTAGGATCCAGCTTCGCCGTCACCTGCAACCTCCTCAGCCGGTACCTCAGGGAGAAGAAGGGCGGCCTTGCTGTTTCTGGCATCGTCGACATGCCGCCGGCTGCCGACGTTGGAGGAG GAGCCTTCCGGCCGCCGACGACCATGAACTTGCTGTCGGGGCTCGAGGAGACAAGCGCGGCGAAGACCTCTGCCGTGGACGTGGAGCTCTCCCTCGAGAAAGCCAGCACTGGCCAGCTTCTCGGGGCCTTCCCAACCGAGAACCAAGATGCCGAGAACACAAG AGAATTAGCAGCcaaagaggaggcgcggcagctGACCATCTTTTACGGTGGAAAAGTGGTGGTCGTCGACAACTTCCCGTCCGCCAAGGTCAAGGAATTGTTGCAAATGGCGaacgccggcgacggcgccctAGACAAGGCCGGTACCGGCAACGCGGTACCGCAGAGCCTGCCCCAACCTGCACAGAGCAGTCTTCCTG ATCTGCCTATAGCGAGGAGGAACTCACTCCATAGGTTTCTCGAGAAAAGAAAGGGCAG GGTAATTGCAAAGGCGCCATACCAAGTTCACAGCTCAGTTGCGCCGTTCAAGCAAGCAAATAGTGACGACTCGTGGCTCGGGTTAGGCCAAGAAGTGCCAATGAAGCAGCTGGAGATGTGA
- the LOC100830363 gene encoding probable polygalacturonase isoform X1 gives MMEVGVGVSSPRAAAASSAAAAAAAAAAVGPPVLSSPRAALSNRGGAHQFHHRRWAPAISPSYRAYLVALWLVGFVLVFLWQNTSMGRVRLYNSPPMPKRAPSGAVMGQWVASPPVYDLREFGGIGDGRTLNTAAFEAAVAAISERGGGRLTVPAGRWLTAPFNLTSGMTLFLASGAEILGIQDERYWPLMPPLPSYGYGREHKGPRYGSLIHGQDLKDVTVTGHNGTINGQGKSWWTKFRRKLLNHTRGPLVQLMRSSNIIISNITLQDSPFWTLHTYDCKNVTISETTILAPIVGAPNTDGIDPDSCENVMIQNCYISVGDDGVAIKSGWDQYGIAYGRPSTNITIRDVTIRSMVSAGVSIGSEMSGGVSNVLVENVHIWSSRRGVRIKTAPGRGAYVNNIVYRNITLENVRVGIVIKTDYNEHPDEGFNPKAVPIVGNISYTSIHGQGVRVPVRIQGSAEIPVKNVTFHDMSVGILDKKHHVFQCSYVQGQVIGYVFPVPCKNLDLYNEQREMVKQSTLQNISDIDYSF, from the exons ATGATGGAGGTCGGCGTTGGCGTCTcctccccgcgcgccgccgccgcttcctccgccgcggcggcagcagcagcagcagcagccgtcgGGCCGCCGGTGCTGTCCTCCCCGCGCGCGGCGCTCAGCAACCGAGGAGGGGCGCACCAGTTCCACCACCGGCGGTGGGCGCCTGCGATCTCGCCCTCCTACAGGGCCTACCTGGTCGCGCTCTGGCTCGTCGGCTTCGTGCTCGTCTTCCTGTGGCAGAACACCTCGATGGGCCGCGTGCGGCTCTACAACAGCCCACCCATGCCGAAGCGCGCGCCGTCCGGAGCCGTGATGGGGCAGTGGGTGGCTTCGCCGCCGGTGTATGATTTGAGGGAGTTTGGTGGCATCGGGGACGGGCGGACACTCAACACGGCTGCCTTTGAGGCCGCGGTGGCAGCAATCTCAGAGAGGGGTGGAGGGAGGCTCACCGTTCCCGCCGGGCGTTGGCTCACTGCGCCGTTTAACCTCACCAGCGGCATGACCCTCTTCCTTGCTTCCGGTGCTGAGATACTTGGGATCCAG GATGAAAGATACTGGCCATTGATGCCTCCATTACCATCATATGGCTATGGAAGAGAGCACAAGGGACCTCGATATGGTAGCCTTATACATGGTCAAGACCTGAAGGATGTCACTGTAACTG gTCATAATGGAACCATAAATGGGCAAGGCAAAAGTTGGTGGACCAAATTTCGTAGGAAACTCCTCAATCACACGAGGGGTCCTCTTGTTCAGCTCATGCGGTCAAGTAACATTATTATTTCTAATATTACTCTACAAGATTCCCCTTTCTGGACACTTCATACATACGACTGCAAGAATGTTACTATCTCAGAAACTACCATCCTTGCTCCAATTGTTGGAGCTCCAAACACTGATGGGATAGATCCAG ATTCTTGCGAGAATGTGATGATTCAAAATTGTTATATTTCTGTTGGTGATGATGGGGTGGCTATAAAGAGTGGTTGGGATCAATATGGAATTGCTTATGGTCGTCCATCTACTAACATTACTATTCGTGATGTCACAATCCGCTCCATGGTCAG TGCTGGCGTATCTATAGGAAGTGAAATGTCTGGTGGTGTTTCAAATGTTTTGGTAGAGAATGTCCACATTTGGAGTTCACGGCGAGGTGTGAGGATAAAGACCGCTCCTGGCAGAGGGGCATATGTAAACAACATCGTCTACCGAAACATAACCCTCGAAAATGTCCGCGTTGGTATTGTGATAAAGACCGACTATAATGAGCACCCAGATGAAGGCTTCAACCCGAAGGCTGTTCCCATCGTTGGCAACATCTCTTATACATCAATCCATGGGCAAGGGGTGCGCGTACCAGTTAGGATACAAGGGAGTGCAGAGATCCCTGTCAAGAATGTTACTTTCCATGATATGTCAGTTGGTATACTTGACAAGAAGCACCATGTTTTCCAGTGCTCATACGTCCAGGGCCAGGTCATTGGTTATGTTTTCCCTGTGCCTTGCAAGAACCTGGACCTGTACAATGAGCAGCGTGAGATGGTTAAACAATCGACACTGCAGAACATCTCTGATATCGACTATAGTTTTTGA
- the LOC100830363 gene encoding mannuronan C5-epimerase AlgE1 isoform X2, which produces MMEVGVGVSSPRAAAASSAAAAAAAAAAVGPPVLSSPRAALSNRGGAHQFHHRRWAPAISPSYRAYLVALWLVGFVLVFLWQNTSMGRVRLYNSPPMPKRAPSGAVMGQWVASPPVYDLREFGGIGDGRTLNTAAFEAAVAAISERGGGRLTVPAGRWLTAPFNLTSGMTLFLASGAEILGIQDERYWPLMPPLPSYGYGREHKGPRYGSLIHGQDLKDVTVTDSCENVMIQNCYISVGDDGVAIKSGWDQYGIAYGRPSTNITIRDVTIRSMVSAGVSIGSEMSGGVSNVLVENVHIWSSRRGVRIKTAPGRGAYVNNIVYRNITLENVRVGIVIKTDYNEHPDEGFNPKAVPIVGNISYTSIHGQGVRVPVRIQGSAEIPVKNVTFHDMSVGILDKKHHVFQCSYVQGQVIGYVFPVPCKNLDLYNEQREMVKQSTLQNISDIDYSF; this is translated from the exons ATGATGGAGGTCGGCGTTGGCGTCTcctccccgcgcgccgccgccgcttcctccgccgcggcggcagcagcagcagcagcagccgtcgGGCCGCCGGTGCTGTCCTCCCCGCGCGCGGCGCTCAGCAACCGAGGAGGGGCGCACCAGTTCCACCACCGGCGGTGGGCGCCTGCGATCTCGCCCTCCTACAGGGCCTACCTGGTCGCGCTCTGGCTCGTCGGCTTCGTGCTCGTCTTCCTGTGGCAGAACACCTCGATGGGCCGCGTGCGGCTCTACAACAGCCCACCCATGCCGAAGCGCGCGCCGTCCGGAGCCGTGATGGGGCAGTGGGTGGCTTCGCCGCCGGTGTATGATTTGAGGGAGTTTGGTGGCATCGGGGACGGGCGGACACTCAACACGGCTGCCTTTGAGGCCGCGGTGGCAGCAATCTCAGAGAGGGGTGGAGGGAGGCTCACCGTTCCCGCCGGGCGTTGGCTCACTGCGCCGTTTAACCTCACCAGCGGCATGACCCTCTTCCTTGCTTCCGGTGCTGAGATACTTGGGATCCAG GATGAAAGATACTGGCCATTGATGCCTCCATTACCATCATATGGCTATGGAAGAGAGCACAAGGGACCTCGATATGGTAGCCTTATACATGGTCAAGACCTGAAGGATGTCACTGTAACTG ATTCTTGCGAGAATGTGATGATTCAAAATTGTTATATTTCTGTTGGTGATGATGGGGTGGCTATAAAGAGTGGTTGGGATCAATATGGAATTGCTTATGGTCGTCCATCTACTAACATTACTATTCGTGATGTCACAATCCGCTCCATGGTCAG TGCTGGCGTATCTATAGGAAGTGAAATGTCTGGTGGTGTTTCAAATGTTTTGGTAGAGAATGTCCACATTTGGAGTTCACGGCGAGGTGTGAGGATAAAGACCGCTCCTGGCAGAGGGGCATATGTAAACAACATCGTCTACCGAAACATAACCCTCGAAAATGTCCGCGTTGGTATTGTGATAAAGACCGACTATAATGAGCACCCAGATGAAGGCTTCAACCCGAAGGCTGTTCCCATCGTTGGCAACATCTCTTATACATCAATCCATGGGCAAGGGGTGCGCGTACCAGTTAGGATACAAGGGAGTGCAGAGATCCCTGTCAAGAATGTTACTTTCCATGATATGTCAGTTGGTATACTTGACAAGAAGCACCATGTTTTCCAGTGCTCATACGTCCAGGGCCAGGTCATTGGTTATGTTTTCCCTGTGCCTTGCAAGAACCTGGACCTGTACAATGAGCAGCGTGAGATGGTTAAACAATCGACACTGCAGAACATCTCTGATATCGACTATAGTTTTTGA